In the Streptomyces fradiae ATCC 10745 = DSM 40063 genome, one interval contains:
- a CDS encoding alpha-ketoglutarate-dependent dioxygenase AlkB family protein codes for MTDALFPLGRGRAEVAPGAVHVPGWLSRRRQRELVESCRAWAVGPVPIRHTALPGGGVMSVRTVCLGWHWLPYRYSRTADDVNGAPVAPFPDWLVGLGREAVAAAYGDAGSYRPDAALVNFYDGDARMGMHQDREERSPAPVVSLSIGDACLFRFGNTRGRGRPYADVRLESGDLFVFGGPSRFAYHGVPKVYPGTGDPSVGPRTGRLNITLRETGLGGGGAASAPPGGAA; via the coding sequence GTGACGGACGCGCTGTTCCCGCTGGGCCGGGGGCGGGCGGAGGTCGCGCCCGGCGCGGTGCACGTGCCGGGGTGGCTCTCCCGGAGGCGGCAGCGGGAACTGGTCGAGTCATGCCGGGCGTGGGCCGTCGGACCGGTGCCGATCCGGCACACCGCGCTGCCGGGCGGCGGGGTGATGTCGGTGCGGACGGTGTGCCTGGGCTGGCACTGGCTGCCGTACCGCTACTCGAGGACCGCCGACGACGTGAACGGGGCGCCCGTCGCCCCCTTCCCCGACTGGCTGGTCGGCCTCGGGCGGGAGGCCGTCGCCGCCGCGTACGGGGACGCCGGCTCCTACCGTCCGGACGCGGCGCTGGTCAACTTCTACGACGGGGACGCCCGGATGGGCATGCACCAGGACCGCGAGGAGCGGTCACCGGCCCCGGTCGTGTCGCTGAGCATCGGTGACGCGTGCCTCTTCCGGTTCGGCAACACGCGGGGGCGGGGGCGCCCGTACGCCGATGTGCGGCTGGAGTCCGGGGACCTGTTCGTGTTCGGCGGGCCGTCGCGGTTCGCGTACCACGGGGTGCCGAAGGTGTATCCGGGGACGGGCGACCCTTCGGTGGGGCCCCGCACGGGGCGGCTGAACATCACGCTGCGGGAGACCGGACTCGGTGGGGGCGGGGCCGCATCGGCCCCTCCGGGCGGGGCTGCCTGA
- a CDS encoding methylated-DNA--[protein]-cysteine S-methyltransferase: MTVYARVDGPLGTMLLVGEETADGAAALASLSLPEQRGAVAVRDGWRHAPERFARVAAQLEGYFAGRVKDFDLPLAAAGAGTPFQRRVWQVLDSIPYGETTTYGEIAARVGVSGAGVRAVGTAIGRNPLLVVRPCHRVIGADGSLRGYAAGPERKGLLLGLEGALVR; this comes from the coding sequence ATGACTGTGTACGCGCGAGTGGACGGGCCGCTGGGGACGATGCTGCTGGTGGGCGAGGAGACCGCGGACGGGGCCGCCGCCCTGGCCTCGTTGTCGCTGCCGGAGCAGAGGGGCGCGGTGGCCGTCCGGGACGGCTGGCGCCATGCCCCGGAGCGGTTCGCGCGCGTCGCCGCGCAGCTGGAGGGCTACTTCGCCGGGCGGGTGAAGGACTTCGACCTCCCCTTGGCGGCGGCTGGTGCGGGGACGCCGTTCCAGCGGCGGGTCTGGCAGGTACTGGACTCGATCCCGTATGGCGAGACGACCACGTACGGGGAGATCGCGGCGCGCGTCGGTGTCTCCGGGGCCGGGGTGCGGGCGGTGGGGACGGCCATCGGGCGCAATCCGCTGCTGGTGGTGCGGCCCTGCCACCGGGTGATCGGCGCGGACGGTTCGCTGCGGGGGTACGCGGCGGGGCCCGAGCGCAAGGGGCTGCTGCTCGGCCTGGAGGGTGCGCTCGTACGGTGA
- a CDS encoding YajQ family cyclic di-GMP-binding protein, with product MADSSFDIVSKVERQEVDNALNQAAKEISQRYDFKNVGASISWSGDKILMQANSEDRVKAILDVFESKLVKRGISLKSLDAGEPQLSGKEYKIFATIQEGISQENAKKVAKLIRDEGPKGVKAQVQGEELRVSSKSRDDLQAVIALLKGQDFDFALQFVNYR from the coding sequence ATGGCCGACTCCAGTTTCGACATCGTCTCGAAGGTCGAGCGGCAGGAGGTCGACAACGCCCTCAACCAGGCGGCGAAGGAGATCTCCCAGCGCTACGACTTCAAGAACGTCGGGGCGTCGATCTCCTGGTCCGGCGACAAGATCCTGATGCAGGCGAACTCCGAGGACCGGGTCAAGGCGATCCTGGACGTGTTCGAGTCCAAGCTGGTGAAGCGGGGCATCTCGCTGAAGTCGCTCGACGCCGGTGAGCCGCAGCTGTCCGGCAAGGAGTACAAGATCTTCGCGACCATCCAGGAGGGCATCTCCCAGGAGAACGCGAAGAAGGTCGCCAAGCTCATCCGCGACGAGGGCCCCAAGGGCGTCAAGGCGCAGGTCCAGGGCGAGGAGCTGCGGGTCAGCTCCAAGAGCCGGGACGACCTGCAGGCCGTGATCGCGCTGCTGAAGGGCCAGGACTTCGACTTCGCGCTGCAGTTCGTGAACTACCGCTGA
- a CDS encoding HNH endonuclease signature motif containing protein, whose translation MALHEDTGQVHDHTEGVALAAQVDSGTVRLDSYERYKRLARAAHERAKSRTRRSTLTTVERFLRSAPAREAVILRSGGLCENPTCLGHPTERTEADAPLLEVDHVHDLARGGPDVPEAMIALCPNCHALKTRGKNRRELQKVLLAEARLRHKSFSR comes from the coding sequence ATGGCACTCCATGAGGACACGGGTCAGGTCCACGACCACACTGAGGGGGTCGCGCTTGCTGCTCAGGTCGACTCCGGGACCGTCCGGCTCGACAGTTACGAGCGATACAAGCGTTTGGCCAGGGCAGCTCATGAGCGCGCCAAGAGCCGCACGCGTCGCTCAACCCTGACCACGGTCGAGCGTTTCCTCCGATCGGCTCCCGCAAGGGAAGCGGTGATCCTGCGGAGCGGCGGTCTCTGCGAGAACCCGACCTGCCTCGGTCATCCAACGGAACGGACGGAAGCGGACGCGCCGCTCCTCGAAGTGGACCACGTCCACGATCTCGCACGTGGTGGGCCAGACGTACCCGAGGCCATGATCGCTCTTTGTCCGAACTGCCACGCCCTGAAAACCCGCGGCAAGAACCGTCGCGAGCTACAGAAGGTGCTGCTGGCAGAAGCTCGACTCCGCCACAAGTCGTTCTCGCGGTAG
- a CDS encoding SDR family oxidoreductase — protein MRIVIAGGHGRIALRLERLLTAGGHEVAGIIRKMEQSDAVREAGAEPVVLDMESASLEMVAAVLQGADAAVFAAGAGPGSGAARKETVDRDAAVLFADAAERAGVRRFVVVSSMGADAAHEGDEVFDAYLRAKGAADEHVRGKAALDWTILRPGMLTDDAGTGLVRLEASTGRGPIPRDDVAALLAELLDTPATAGLTLEAVSGDTPVSVAVRAVAGN, from the coding sequence ATGCGCATTGTCATCGCTGGAGGACACGGTCGGATCGCCCTGCGCCTGGAGCGCCTGCTGACGGCGGGCGGGCACGAGGTCGCGGGCATCATCCGCAAGATGGAGCAGTCTGACGCCGTACGGGAGGCGGGCGCCGAACCGGTCGTGCTGGACATGGAGTCGGCGTCCCTGGAGATGGTCGCCGCGGTGCTGCAGGGCGCGGACGCGGCGGTCTTCGCGGCGGGTGCCGGGCCGGGCAGCGGGGCGGCCCGCAAGGAGACCGTGGACCGGGACGCGGCCGTCCTGTTCGCGGACGCGGCGGAGCGGGCGGGGGTGCGCCGGTTCGTCGTCGTCTCGTCCATGGGCGCGGACGCGGCGCACGAGGGCGACGAGGTCTTCGACGCGTACCTGCGCGCGAAGGGCGCGGCGGACGAGCACGTGCGCGGCAAGGCCGCCCTGGACTGGACGATCCTGCGGCCCGGCATGCTGACGGACGACGCGGGCACGGGCCTGGTCCGTCTGGAGGCGTCGACGGGCCGGGGCCCCATCCCGCGCGACGACGTGGCGGCGCTCCTCGCCGAACTGCTGGACACCCCGGCGACCGCGGGCCTGACCCTGGAAGCCGTGTCGGGCGACACCCCGGTCTCGGTGGCGGTCCGTGCGGTGGCCGGCAACTGA
- a CDS encoding amidohydrolase family protein, giving the protein MSSDSQQPRPPEGATTDTTTLLLCGARLDDGRTVDVRLSGGRIEAVGTPGSLGAHGTRVDLSGYLLLPAPAEPHAHADTALSADAPGPVSYAAEDVQRRATEAALLQLGHGATALRAHVRIGDVQGLAALEAVLQARRSLRGLVDLATVAVPRLLTGVAGADGLAMLRDAVKMGASAVGGRPDLDPDPAGYAEAVLEVAAEHGCAVDLHTDGDDPARLARLAAMAGGLRPGVAIGPCGSLSRLPAEARGRVADRLAAAGVTVTCLPQGGCAGTDVRGPAPVRLLRSAGVRVAAGGGALRDVANPVGRGDPLEAAYLLVSQGGLRPAEAYGAVSREAREALGLPPVRVEAGFPAELLAVRGERLAGVLSLAYSRVVVHRGRVVARTSAVREYCDSAAALDLPRQSRPEARP; this is encoded by the coding sequence ATGTCCTCCGACAGCCAGCAGCCGCGGCCGCCCGAGGGTGCCACCACCGACACGACCACGCTGCTGCTGTGCGGCGCCCGCCTGGACGACGGGCGGACCGTCGACGTGCGGCTGAGCGGCGGGCGGATCGAGGCCGTCGGCACGCCCGGCAGCCTCGGCGCGCACGGCACCCGTGTGGACCTCTCCGGGTACCTGCTGCTGCCGGCGCCCGCCGAGCCCCACGCACACGCCGACACGGCCCTCAGCGCCGACGCGCCGGGCCCGGTCTCGTACGCGGCCGAGGACGTCCAGCGGCGCGCCACCGAGGCCGCGCTGCTCCAGCTCGGCCACGGGGCGACGGCGCTGCGCGCGCACGTGCGGATCGGCGACGTACAGGGACTGGCGGCGCTGGAGGCCGTCCTGCAGGCGCGGCGTTCCCTGCGGGGGCTGGTGGACCTGGCGACGGTGGCGGTGCCGCGGCTGCTGACGGGGGTGGCCGGGGCGGACGGGCTGGCGATGCTGCGGGACGCGGTGAAGATGGGCGCGTCGGCGGTGGGCGGCCGCCCCGACCTGGACCCGGACCCGGCGGGGTACGCGGAGGCGGTGCTGGAGGTCGCCGCGGAGCACGGCTGCGCCGTCGACCTGCACACGGACGGGGACGACCCGGCGCGGCTGGCACGGCTGGCCGCGATGGCGGGCGGGCTGCGGCCGGGGGTGGCGATCGGCCCGTGCGGGTCGCTGTCGCGGCTGCCGGCGGAGGCGCGGGGTCGGGTGGCGGACCGGCTGGCCGCGGCCGGGGTGACGGTGACGTGCCTGCCGCAGGGCGGCTGCGCGGGCACGGACGTGCGGGGCCCGGCGCCGGTGCGGCTGCTGCGGTCGGCGGGGGTGCGCGTGGCCGCGGGCGGCGGCGCGCTGCGGGACGTGGCGAACCCGGTGGGGCGCGGCGACCCGCTGGAGGCCGCGTACCTGCTGGTGTCGCAGGGCGGGTTGCGGCCGGCGGAGGCGTACGGGGCGGTGAGCCGGGAGGCGCGGGAGGCGCTGGGGCTGCCGCCGGTGCGCGTGGAGGCCGGGTTCCCGGCGGAGCTGCTGGCGGTGCGCGGGGAGCGGCTGGCGGGGGTGCTGTCGCTGGCGTACAGCCGGGTCGTGGTGCACCGGGGCCGGGTGGTGGCGCGTACGAGCGCGGTGCGGGAGTACTGCGACTCGGCGGCGGCCCTGGACCTGCCCCGGCAGTCCCGGCCGGAGGCCCGCCCGTGA
- the rpmG gene encoding 50S ribosomal protein L33: MAATDVRPKITLACVECKERNYITKKNRRNNPDRLEMKKHCPRCNAHTAHRETR, encoded by the coding sequence GTGGCTGCCACCGACGTCCGCCCGAAGATCACGCTGGCCTGCGTGGAGTGCAAGGAGCGGAACTACATCACCAAGAAGAACCGGCGCAACAACCCGGACCGTCTTGAGATGAAGAAGCACTGCCCGCGTTGCAACGCGCACACCGCGCACCGCGAGACGCGCTGA
- a CDS encoding MaoC family dehydratase N-terminal domain-containing protein, whose translation MALDQSFVGRSYPPTEPPYEVGREKIREFAEAIGDANPVYTDAEAAKALGYPDVIAPPTFVFAITFKAAGQVIADPQLGLDYSRVVHGDQKFAYSRPVRAGDRLTVTSTIEAVKSLAGNDIVDIRGEVHDESGEHVVTAWTKLVARAAEEA comes from the coding sequence ATGGCGCTCGACCAGTCCTTCGTCGGGCGGAGCTATCCGCCCACCGAGCCGCCCTACGAGGTCGGCCGGGAAAAGATCCGCGAGTTCGCCGAGGCCATCGGTGACGCGAACCCGGTCTACACCGACGCGGAGGCCGCGAAAGCGCTCGGATACCCCGATGTGATCGCCCCCCCGACCTTCGTGTTCGCCATCACGTTCAAAGCGGCCGGACAGGTGATCGCCGACCCGCAGCTGGGGCTGGACTACAGCCGCGTCGTGCACGGCGACCAGAAATTCGCGTACAGCAGGCCCGTACGGGCGGGGGACCGGCTGACGGTCACCTCCACCATCGAGGCGGTCAAGTCGCTCGCGGGCAACGACATCGTCGACATCCGGGGCGAGGTCCACGACGAGTCGGGCGAGCACGTCGTGACGGCGTGGACGAAGCTCGTGGCGCGTGCGGCAGAGGAGGCGTGA
- a CDS encoding MaoC family dehydratase encodes MAAKVSFDEVEVGTELPAGAFPVTRATLVQYAGASGDFNPIHWNERFAREVGLPDVIAHGMFTMAEAARVVTDWAGDPGAVVEYGVRFTKPVVVPDDGEGAVIHVTGKVAAKLDDRCVRVDLTAMSAGQKVLGMSRAVVRLA; translated from the coding sequence ATGGCGGCGAAGGTCTCTTTCGACGAGGTCGAGGTCGGTACGGAACTGCCGGCCGGCGCATTCCCCGTGACGCGTGCCACGCTCGTGCAGTACGCGGGCGCGTCCGGTGACTTCAACCCCATCCACTGGAACGAGCGGTTCGCCCGCGAGGTCGGCCTTCCGGACGTCATCGCGCACGGCATGTTCACCATGGCCGAGGCCGCGCGCGTCGTCACCGACTGGGCGGGCGACCCCGGCGCCGTGGTCGAGTACGGCGTCCGCTTCACCAAGCCGGTCGTCGTGCCGGACGACGGCGAGGGCGCGGTGATCCACGTCACCGGCAAGGTGGCGGCCAAGCTCGACGACCGGTGCGTCCGCGTCGACCTGACGGCGATGAGCGCCGGCCAGAAGGTCCTGGGCATGTCCCGCGCGGTGGTCCGGCTCGCCTGA
- a CDS encoding UDP-N-acetylmuramate dehydrogenase — protein sequence MQVTHDAPLAPLTTFRLGGPARRLITARTDDEVVAAVREADRTGTPLLVIGGGSNLVIGDKGFDGTALHIATRGFSLDGTRLELAAGEVWSDAVARTVEAGLAGVECLAGIPGSAGATPIQNVGAYGQEVASTLTEVVAYDRRAEETVTLTGAECAFSYRHSRFKAEPDRYVVLRVRFELEDAGGMSAPIRYAETARALGVGPGDRVPVAAARETVLALRAGKGMVLDPDDHDTWSAGSFFTNPILDDTAYAAFLDRVRDRLGPDAAPPAYPAGEGRTKTSAAWLIDKAGFTKGYGAGPARISTKHTLALTNRGEATTEDLLALAREVVEGVRDAFGVTLVNEPVTVGVSL from the coding sequence GTGCAGGTAACCCATGACGCTCCGCTCGCCCCGCTGACCACGTTCCGGCTCGGGGGGCCCGCCCGGCGGCTGATCACCGCCCGTACCGACGACGAGGTCGTCGCCGCCGTGCGCGAGGCCGACCGGACCGGTACGCCGCTGCTGGTCATCGGCGGCGGGTCCAACCTGGTCATCGGCGACAAGGGATTCGACGGCACCGCCCTGCACATCGCCACCCGGGGGTTCTCCCTCGACGGCACGCGGCTGGAGCTCGCCGCCGGCGAGGTGTGGTCCGACGCCGTCGCCCGCACGGTCGAGGCCGGACTCGCGGGCGTCGAGTGCCTGGCAGGCATCCCCGGTTCGGCCGGCGCGACCCCGATCCAGAACGTCGGCGCGTACGGCCAGGAGGTCGCCTCCACGCTCACGGAGGTCGTCGCGTACGACCGGCGCGCCGAGGAGACCGTGACGCTGACCGGCGCCGAGTGCGCCTTCTCGTACCGGCACAGCCGCTTCAAGGCCGAGCCCGACCGGTACGTCGTGCTGCGCGTCCGGTTCGAGCTGGAGGACGCCGGGGGGATGAGCGCCCCCATCCGGTACGCGGAGACCGCCCGCGCCCTCGGTGTGGGACCCGGCGACCGCGTCCCCGTGGCCGCCGCCCGCGAGACCGTCCTCGCCCTGCGCGCGGGCAAGGGCATGGTCCTCGACCCCGATGACCACGACACGTGGTCCGCCGGGTCGTTCTTCACCAATCCGATCCTCGACGACACCGCGTACGCCGCCTTCCTCGACCGCGTGCGCGACCGCCTCGGCCCGGACGCGGCCCCGCCCGCCTACCCCGCCGGCGAGGGCCGGACCAAGACGTCGGCGGCCTGGCTCATCGACAAGGCCGGCTTCACCAAGGGGTACGGCGCCGGGCCCGCCCGCATCTCCACCAAGCACACCCTCGCCCTCACCAACCGGGGCGAGGCCACCACCGAGGACCTCCTCGCCCTCGCCCGCGAGGTCGTGGAGGGCGTCCGGGACGCGTTCGGCGTCACGCTGGTCAACGAGCCGGTGACGGTCGGCGTCAGTCTCTGA
- a CDS encoding SigE family RNA polymerase sigma factor, with protein MRTGPPGADDQGFTDFTTTSYASLLRTARLLTGDRHTAEDLVQAALVKVYLRWGRSASWASPQAYARKVVVNLYATWRRRRWHTETPHSGDEAAAAAGAPDMAGGAEARLELARALGSLPRAQRAVVVLRFYEDLSVEETAALLGCSPGTVKSRTKRALERLRASGALAGYAGRGTR; from the coding sequence GTGAGGACAGGGCCGCCAGGGGCGGACGACCAGGGCTTCACGGACTTCACCACCACGTCGTACGCCTCGCTCCTGCGCACGGCCCGCCTGCTGACGGGCGACCGGCACACCGCCGAGGACCTGGTGCAGGCCGCGCTGGTCAAGGTGTACCTGCGCTGGGGGCGGTCCGCGAGCTGGGCCAGCCCGCAGGCGTACGCGCGCAAGGTCGTGGTGAACCTGTACGCGACCTGGCGGCGACGCCGCTGGCACACCGAGACCCCCCACTCCGGGGACGAGGCGGCCGCGGCGGCGGGCGCCCCGGACATGGCGGGCGGTGCGGAGGCGCGGTTGGAGCTGGCCCGGGCGCTCGGCTCGCTGCCCCGCGCCCAGCGAGCCGTGGTGGTGCTCCGCTTCTACGAGGACCTGTCGGTGGAGGAGACGGCCGCCCTGCTCGGCTGTTCGCCCGGGACGGTCAAGAGCCGGACCAAAAGGGCCTTGGAGCGGCTGCGTGCCTCGGGCGCGCTCGCCGGTTACGCGGGAAGGGGCACGCGATGA
- a CDS encoding adenosine deaminase has protein sequence MEHVRDLKLLPKAHLHLHFTGSMRPTTLLELADKYGVHLPDALTGGEPPKLRATDERGWFRFQRLYDIARSCLRAPEDIRRLVLEAAEEDVRDGAGWLEIQVDPTSYAPRLGGLIPALEVILDAVESASRDTGLGIRVVVAANRMKHPLDARTLARLAVRYADRGVVGFGLSNDERRGMARDFDRAFAIAREGGLLAAPHGGELTGPASVRDCLDDLRATRIGHGVRAVEDPRLLRRLADKGVTCEVCPASNVALGVYERHEHVPLRTLFDAGVPMALGADDPLLFGARLADQYEIARRHHGFADAELAELARQSVRASVAPEDVRAKLLAGIDDWLAEG, from the coding sequence TTCACGGGCTCGATGCGCCCCACCACGCTGCTGGAGCTGGCCGACAAGTACGGCGTCCACCTGCCCGACGCGCTGACCGGCGGGGAGCCGCCGAAGCTGCGGGCGACCGACGAGCGCGGCTGGTTCCGGTTCCAGCGGCTGTACGACATCGCCCGCTCGTGCCTGCGGGCCCCGGAGGACATCCGGCGCCTGGTGCTGGAGGCCGCCGAGGAGGACGTGCGGGACGGGGCGGGGTGGCTGGAGATCCAGGTGGACCCCACCTCGTACGCGCCTCGGCTGGGCGGGCTGATCCCGGCGCTGGAGGTCATCCTGGACGCGGTCGAGTCGGCCTCGCGGGACACGGGTCTGGGCATCCGCGTCGTGGTGGCGGCCAACCGGATGAAGCACCCGCTGGACGCCCGCACCCTGGCCCGGCTGGCGGTGCGGTACGCGGACCGGGGTGTCGTCGGGTTCGGCCTGTCGAACGACGAGCGGCGCGGGATGGCGCGGGACTTCGACCGGGCGTTCGCCATCGCGCGGGAGGGCGGGCTGCTGGCCGCGCCGCACGGCGGCGAGCTGACCGGCCCCGCTTCGGTGCGGGACTGCCTGGACGACCTGCGGGCCACGCGCATCGGGCACGGCGTGCGGGCGGTGGAGGACCCCCGGCTGCTGCGGCGGCTCGCCGACAAGGGCGTGACCTGCGAGGTGTGCCCGGCGTCGAACGTGGCGCTCGGCGTGTACGAGCGCCACGAGCACGTGCCGCTGCGGACCCTCTTCGACGCGGGGGTGCCGATGGCGCTGGGCGCGGACGACCCGCTGCTGTTCGGCGCGCGACTGGCGGACCAGTACGAGATCGCGCGGCGCCACCACGGCTTCGCGGACGCCGAGCTGGCGGAGCTGGCGCGGCAGTCGGTGCGGGCCTCCGTGGCCCCGGAGGACGTCCGCGCGAAGCTGCTGGCGGGGATCGACGACTGGCTCGCGGAGGGGTGA